A single window of Saccharomyces kudriavzevii IFO 1802 strain IFO1802 genome assembly, chromosome: 16 DNA harbors:
- the CLN2 gene encoding cyclin CLN2 (similar to Saccharomyces cerevisiae CLN1 (YMR199W) and CLN2 (YPL256C); ancestral locus Anc_6.293), with translation MENADSRPRMGLIIDTKPDYYPIELSNAELLSHFEMLQEYHHEISTNVIAQSCKFKPNSKLIDQQPEMNPVETRSKITTFLFELSVVTRVTNGIFFHAVRLYDRYCSKRIVLQDQAKLVVATCLWLAAKTWGGCNHIINNVVIPTGGRFHGPNPRARIPRLSELVHYCGDGQVFDESMFLQMERHILDTLNWNIYEPMINDYVLNVDENCLMQYELYENQMSYNKKCSEKRQSQLSQDSDATVDERPPSYESEEEEEEEDLQLKIKLINLKKFLIDVSAWQYDLLQFELFEVSHGIFSIINQFINQDHGPFLMTPVTSNRKNTEVLNILMSGIISVPKSLLEVYRTVNGILPFIDQVRGYQLDLQRQLQIASNLNLSRKLTISTPCCFENSHTTSIPSPTYSSHSHTPMRNMSSLSDNSVFSRTMEQSSPITPSMYQFGQQQSGSTCGSTISVNSLRNSSNNQNNHEKVAGPNSNNAVNDYIDLLNVSEANKENQNPTTHFLNGGPPKTSFINHGMFPSPSGTIHSGNSSSASSLVSFGVSNNRIV, from the coding sequence ATGGAAAATGCTGACTCAAGGCCCCGCATGGGACTCATCATCGATACAAAACCGGATTACTACCCAATCGAACTGTCTAACGCTGAACTACTCtctcattttgaaatgttACAGGAATACCACCACGAAATCTCCACAAACGTCATTGCGCAGTCTTGCAAATTTAAgccaaattcaaaactcATAGACCAACAGCCTGAAATGAATCCCGTCGAAACAAGATCCAAAATCACCACTTTTTTATTCGAGCTGTCTGTAGTAACTCGAGTCACaaatggtattttttttcacgcCGTTAGACTATATGACCGCTATTGCTCCAAAAGAATTGTGCTACAGGACCAAGCTAAATTGGTTGTAGCAACTTGCCTCTGGTTAGCTGCTAAAACATGGGGCGGTTGTAATCATATTATCAATAACGTGGTTATCCCAACCGGTGGAAGATTTCATGGCCCTAACCCAAGAGCCCGTATACCTCGTCTTTCCGAATTAGTTCATTATTGTGGAGATGGTCAGGTCTTTGACGAATCGATGTTTCTACAAATGGAGAGACACATACTAGACACTTTAAATTGGAATATTTATGAGCCCATGATCAATGATTACGTTTTAAATGTCGATGAAAATTGTTTGATGCAATACGAACTGTATGAAAACCAAATGAGCTATAACAAAAAGTGTTCTGAGAAACGCCAATCTCAGTTATCACAAGATAGTGATGCCACCGTAGATGAAAGACCCCCTTCCTATGAAAGcgaagaggaggaagaggaggaagacctacaattgaaaatcaaattgatcaatttaaagaaatttttgatcgACGTATCCGCTTGGCAGTATGATTTGCTTCAGTTTGAACTATTTGAAGTATCACAcggaattttttcaatcatCAACCAATTCATTAATCAAGACCATGGTCCCTTTTTAATGACTCCAGTGACGTCAAACAGGAAAAATACTGAAGTGCTAAATATTCTGATGAGCGGTATCATTTCCGTCCCAAAATCTCTACTCGAAGTTTACAGAACGGTTAATGGTATTTTGCCATTCATTGATCAAGTAAGAGGATACCAATTGGATCTACAAAGACAATTGCAAATTGCATCCAACTTGAActtatcaagaaaactgaCGATATCCACACCATGttgctttgaaaattcaCACACTACATCCATTCCTTCGCCCACTTATTCATCTCACAGCCATACCCCAATGAGAAATATGAGTTCTTTATCAGATAACAGTGTTTTCAGCAGGACCATGGAGCAATCATCACCAATCACACCAAGTATGTACCAATTTGGTCAGCAGCAGTCGGGTAGTACATGCGGCAGTACAATCAGTGTGAACAGTCTAAGAAATAGCAGTAATAATCAAAATAATCATGAAAAAGTGGCTGGTCCCAACAGTAATAACGCGGTCAATGACTACATTGATTTACTGAACGTAAGTGAGGCTAATAAGGAGAATCAGAACCCAACAACGCATTTTCTTAATGGAGGCCCCCCCAAGACAAGCTTCATTAATCATGGAATGTTTCCCTCACCAAGTGGCACTATACATAGCGGCAATTCAAGCAGTGCCTCAtctttagtttcttttgGTGTGAGCAACAACCGAATAGTATAG
- the HFI1 gene encoding Hfi1p (similar to Saccharomyces cerevisiae HFI1 (YPL254W); ancestral locus Anc_6.290), with the protein MSAIQSPPPKSLQSSYSAALPASTGAYIKPGLIGSPAVSNNTESNNDNNDGAEHQGANQRVDLGAMIEELTSQLGKENWTKYAQIISLFILGKLSRKELSNELELLFSLNSTNLEKSNTTHLHSLVRLHNQLLLGIFANSLRENPLGRNGNESSWGFGNGSNNPNNKLKKINKHNSQIEVYKKIVMSLPINDRNRLKMITKEAGKRGFIFCSVFQARLNNIPKIPIVTNPESLKRVKSNNLKTPLEWSQDIMNGFNVSLASESYSLPDTDSFYLRMVGIAREHGLVGTVDARCVELISLALDQYLKSIIEFTIDTVRYRRKRYSDYYDLNESGLYKSVSEMAADKHDAKIKAFNDCKDENDDYTDEKNTSNDNNSSRDDVGDLSMNSATKSGDGAGEETNENRTVSLTNEDVYDSLSVFPNLVEPSGSYYALTNLGLVNDDELVDLKSNIDDLPDFLDEKPTFTPLDEKNVGTRHELNWLIKGILTED; encoded by the coding sequence atGTCAGCTATCCAATCGCCACCACCAAAATCTTTGCAGTCAAGTTATTCAGCCGCTTTGCCAGCTTCCACCGGCGCCTATATTAAACCAGGTTTGATTGGTAGTCCCGCTGTAAGTAATAACACAGAGTCTAATAACGACAACAATGATGGTGCGGAACATCAGGGGGCAAATCAAAGAGTTGACTTGGGTGCAATGATAGAAGAATTGACCTCACAACTggggaaagaaaattggaCGAAGTACGCACAGATTATTagtcttttcattttgggGAAGTTATCCAGAAAAGAACTATCAAATGAATTGGAACTGCTATTTTCACTAAATTCCACGAACTTAGAGAAATCGAATACAACCCACCTCCATAGTCTAGTACGACTTCATAACCAGCTATTATTAGGAATCTTTGCTAATTCATTACGTGAAAATCCTCTTGGCAGGAACGGTAATGAGAGTTCCTGGGGCTTTGGCAATGGAAGCAACAATCCAAATaataaactgaaaaaaataaataagcATAACTCTCAAATTGAGGtttacaagaaaattgtTATGTCATTACCCATTAATGATCGAAATAGACTAAAGATGATTACGAAAGAAGCTGGTAAAAGAGggtttattttttgctCTGTTTTCCAGGCTAGACTAAATAATATACCCAAGATTCCTATAGTGACTAATCCAGAAAGTTTGAAACGTGTCAAGAGTAATAACCTGAAAACGCCATTAGAATGGTCGCAAGACATAATGAATGGATTCAATGTTTCCTTGGCAAGTGAAAGCTATTCTTTGCCAGACACAGATTCGTTTTATTTGAGGATGGTTGGCATAGCAAGAGAACATGGGTTAGTCGGTACGGTGGATGCCCGTTGTGTAGAGCTTATATCGTTGGCACTAGATCAATATCTGAAGAGCATAATAGAATTTACTATTGATACAGTTCGTTATAGAAGGAAAAGATATTCAGATTACTATGATTTAAATGAAAGTGGGCTATATAAGTCAGTATCAGAAATGGCTGCTGACAAGCATGATGCCAAGATCAAGGCATTTAACGATTGCAAAGATGAGAATGATGACTATACTGATGAAAAGAACACTAgtaatgacaataataGTAGTAGGGATGATGTTGGCGACTTGTCGATGAATAGCGCCACAAAATCTGGTGACGGAGCTGGTGAGGAGACAAACGAAAATAGAACGGTGTCATTAACCAATGAAGATGTATATGATTCATTATCTGTTTTCCCAAATTTGGTAGAACCTTCAGGCTCTTACTATGCATTAACTAATTTGGGGTTGGTAAATGACGATGAACTAGTAGATCTGAAGAGCAATATTGACGATCTGCCAGATTTCTTGGATGAAAAGCCAACTTTCACACCGTTGGATGAAAAGAA
- the APM1 gene encoding Apm1p (similar to Saccharomyces cerevisiae APM1 (YPL259C); ancestral locus Anc_7.127), with amino-acid sequence MASAVYFCDHNGKPLLSRRYRDDIPLSAIDKFPTLLSDLEEQSNLIPPCLNHNGLEYLFIQHNDLYLVAIVTSLRANAAAIFTFLHKLVEVLSDYLKTVEEESIRDNFVIIYELLDEVMDYGIPQICETKMLKQYITQKSFKLVKSAKKKRNATRPPVALTNSVSWRPEGIIHKKNEAFLDIVESINMLMTQKGQVLRSEIIGDVKVNSKLSGMPDLKLGINDKGIFSKYLDDDSNTPPPTSAATSDNITDTDKKPSITSSSTTSKRKVNIELEDLKFHQCVRLSKFENEKIITFIPPDGKFDLMNYRLSTTIKPLIWCDVNVQVHSNSRIEIHCKAKAQIKRKSTATNVEIIIPVPDDADTPTFKYSHGSLKYVPEKSAILWKLRSFPGGKEYSMSAELGLPSISNDIEGHRAIPKSNAEILKGPVQIKFQIPYFTTSGIQVRYLKINEPKLQYKSYPWVRYITQSGDDYTIRLT; translated from the coding sequence ATGGCTTCTGCGGTGTATTTTTGCGATCATAATGGAAAACCTCTCTTATCAAGAAGGTACAGAGATGATATACCACTTTCTGCAATTGATAAGTTCCCTACGTTACTCTCGGATTTAGAGGAACAATCAAATTTAATTCCTCCATGTTTGAACCATAATGGCCTCgagtatttatttattcaacATAACGATCTGTACTTGGTGGCAATTGTCACTTCTCTTAGGGCAAACGCCGCTGCCATTTTTACGTTTTTGCACAAGTTAGTGGAGGTACTAAGTGATTATTTAAAAACTGTGGAAGAAGAGTCTATAAGAGATAACTTCGTTATAATATACGAACTACTGGACGAAGTAATGGATTACGGTATACCACAAATATGCGAAACTAAGATGCTGAAGCAGTATATAACACAAAAATCCTTCAAACTTGTGAAATCTgctaaaaagaagagaaatgCTACTAGACCACCCGTCGCACTAACAAATTCAGTTAGTTGGAGACCAGAAGGTATCATTCATAAGAAAAACGAAGCCTTTCTGGACATCGTCGAATCTATTAATATGCTAATGACCCAAAAGGGTCAAGTTTTAAGATCTGAAATTATCGGTGATGTCAAAGttaattcaaaattgtCCGGTATGCCTGATCTAAAGTTGGGCATCAATGATaaaggaattttttctaaatatCTGGATGATGATTCCAATACCCCACCTCCCACAAGCGCAGCAACATCCGACAACATTACAGATACTGACAAAAAACCATCAATAACGTCTTCATCGACAACAAGCAAGAGAAAAGTCAACATTGAATTAGAAGACttaaaatttcatcagTGCGTTCGTTTAagtaaatttgaaaacgaaaagatCATAACGTTTATACCCCCAGATGGGAAGTTCGATTTGATGAATTACAGGCTATCCACCACGATAAAGCCGTTAATTTGGTGTGATGTGAACGTACAAGTTCATTCAAATTCTAGAATTGAAATTCACTGCAAGGCAAAGGCccaaattaaaagaaaatctacTGCAACAAATGTGGAAATAATAATTCCTGTCCCTGACGATGCTGATACACCAACTTTTAAATATTCGCATGGGTCCTTGAAGTATGTCCCTGAAAAAAGTGCAATTTTATGGAAACTAAGAAGTTTTCCAGGAGGCAAAGAATATTCCATGTCTGCAGAGTTGGGATTGCCTTCAATATCAAACGACATCGAGGGTCATAGAGCAATACCAAAAAGTAACGCAGAAATCTTGAAAGGCCCCGTTCAAATCAAGTTTCAAATACCTTATTTTACCACTTCTGGTATTCAAGTACGTTACCTAAAGATTAATGAACCAAAATTACAATACAAAAGTTACCCATGGGTGAGATATATCACTCAAAGTGGTGATGATTACACAATAAGACTAACG
- the BBP1 gene encoding Bbp1p (similar to Saccharomyces cerevisiae BBP1 (YPL255W); ancestral locus Anc_6.291): MNQEENTGGGGIFGLFKWTKDALFGTDISPSMKYKDQPERRDRSRYAQDDTNFGINLGNGSSKRSANISRSNSWSGLDSTFQRKYELLSEHNENGVDSVDNNYYYKDRIRSLRSPAPVVPREPLHNEPTDTFGHKLHTKRRTANEFSGAQIPFMAPHEDDPLISKLFQKGEANDVEKSAYKLSVKDIPGKFPSPFKKRDEINDNRGHNEDACQKNIEYKRAYFELFAQMDLNNRDLDDLCEDVREQHEQFHRDEQTYKQAYQEMRAELVNELKKSKTLFENYYSLGKKYKSLKTTLDQAISHEAELATSRERLYQEEDLKNFEIQTLKQRISDLELKYTNLQIEKEMQQDNYESEIHDLLLQLSLRKNERKDTSAGSNIFSSVQYDRTPFHNDNNSSYDSNSHAWDTDYLKNIDGFIDH; encoded by the coding sequence ATGAATcaggaagaaaatacaGGAGGAGGAGGCATTTTTGGCCTTTTCAAGTGGACCAAGGACGCACTGTTTGGTACAGACATCTCACCATCAATGAAATACAAAGACCAACCAGAACGAAGAGATCGATCTCGATATGCTCAGGATGATACGAATTTCGGAATAAACCTTGGAAACGGTTCCAGTAAAAGGAGTGCGAATATATCAAGGTCAAATTCTTGGTCTGGGTTGGATTCAACATTCCAGAGGAAATACGAACTACTTTCAGAACACAATGAGAATGGCGTTGATTCAGTTGATAACAATTACTACTATAAAGACAGGATACGATCTTTGCGGAGCCCCGCTCCAGTTGTACCGAGAGAACCACTTCATAATGAACCTACAGACACATTTGGTCATAAACTGCACACCAAGAGGAGAACAGCAAATGAGTTTTCTGGTGCTCAAATACCCTTCATGGCACCTCATGAGGATGATCCTTTGATCTCTAAGCTATTTCAGAAAGGCGAAGCTAATGACGTGGAGAAATCGGCCTATAAGTTATCGGTTAAAGACATTCCAGGTAAATTCCCTTCACCCTTCAAGAAACGTGATGAAATAAACGACAACCGTGGACATAACGAAGATGcttgccaaaaaaatatcgaGTATAAGAGGGCATATTTCGAACTGTTCGCGCAGATGGATCTAAATAATAGGGACTTGGACGATTTGTGTGAAGATGTTAGAGAGCAGCATGAACAATTCCACAGGGATGAGCAGACTTACAAGCAAGCTTACCAGGAAATGAGGGCAGAGTTAGTAAATgagttgaagaaatctaaaacgctttttgaaaattattattcaCTGGGCAAGAAATACAAGAGTTTGAAAACGACACTTGATCAAGCAATCAGTCACGAGGCTGAATTAGCAACTTCCAGGGAGCGACTGTATCAGGAGGAGGACctgaagaattttgaaatacaaactttgaaacaaagaaTATCGGATTTAGAGTTGAAATATACCAACTTGCaaatagaaaaggagaTGCAACAAGACAACTATGAATCTGAGATACACGATTTATTACTACAACTAAGCCTCCGTAAGaacgaaagaaaagatacTTCTGCAGGTTcgaacattttttcaagcgTCCAATACGATAGGACTCCATTTCACAATGACAATAACAGTAGCTACGACTCTAATTCGCATGCATGGGACACtgattatttgaagaatatagATGGATTCATAGACCATTGA
- the THI21 gene encoding bifunctional hydroxymethylpyrimidine kinase/phosphomethylpyrimidine kinase (similar to Saccharomyces cerevisiae THI21 (YPL258C)): MTYSTVSINTPPPYLTLACNEKLPTVLSIAGTDPSGGAGIEADVKTITAHRCYAMTCITALTAQTPVKVYNISNTPKEVVSQILDANLQDMKCDVIKTGMLTAAAIEVLHEKLVQLGDKRPKLVIDPVLVATSGSSLAGKDVASLITEKIAPFADILTPNIPECFMLLGEKRKLNEVQDIFKVAKDLAETTKCSNILVKGGHIPWNDENGKYITDVLYLGAEQKFITFRGNFVNTTHTHGTGCTLASAIASNMARGYTLPQSVYGGIEYVQNAIAIGCDVTKKFVKDNGPINHVYAVEIPLEKMLSDECFTASDVVPEEPIVNGVDKIPGGSFFEYLVNHPKVKPHWDSYVNHEFVQKVADGTLERKKFQFFIEQDYLYLINYARISCIAGSKAPSLEDLEKELVIVECVRNGLSQHEKRLREEFGVEGPNYLQNIQRGPALRAYCRYFNDVARRGNWQELVIALNPCLMGYGYALTKIKGKVTAAEGSLYHEWCETYSSSWCHEAMAEGEKLLNRILETYPPEQLDTLVTIYAEVCELESNFWTAALEYDEL, encoded by the coding sequence ATGACCTATTCTACAGTCAGCATTAACACTCCTCCACCATACCTTACTTTGGCCTgcaatgaaaaacttccaACAGTTTTATCAATTGCTGGAACAGACCCGAGTGGTGGTGCCGGAATAGAAGCTGACGTGAAGACCATTACTGCGCACAGGTGTTATGCCATGACATGCATCACTGCTTTGACAGCCCAAACTCCAGTTAAGGTGTACAACATCAGTAACACGCCAAAGGAAGTagtttctcaaattttGGATGCCAATTTACAGGATATGAAATGTGATGTTATCAAGACTGGTATGCTTACCGCTGCTGCTATTGAGGTTTTGCACGAAAAATTGGTGCAACTTGGTGACAAGAGACCTAAGTTAGTGATTGACCCAGTTCTTGTTGCTACTTCTGGTTCTTCTCTGGCTGGTAAAGATGTAGCAAGTTTAATTACAGAAAAAATCGCTCCTTTTGCTGACATTTTGACTCCTAATATTCCAGAGTGTTTTATGTTATTAggtgaaaagagaaaactAAACGAAGTGCAAGATATTTTTAAGGTCGCAAAAGACCTTGCTGAAACCACGAAATGTTCCAATATCCTGGTAAAAGGTGGCCACATTCCATGGAATGATGAAAACGGAAAGTATATCACCGACGTTCTTTACTTGGGAGCCGAACAAAAGTTCATTACCTTTAGGGGAAATTTTGTTAATACCACTCATACTCATGGTACCGGGTGCACTCTAGCGTCCGCCATCGCATCCAATATGGCTCGTGGTTACACCCTTCCTCAGTCAGTTTATGGAGGTATTGAATATGTTCAAAATGCCATAGCCATTGGCTGCGATGTcaccaaaaaatttgtaaaGGACAATGGACCGATCAACCATGTCTATGCCGTAGAAATCCCATTAGAAAAAATGCTCAGCGACGAATGTTTTACTGCATCAGACGTCGTACCTGAAGAGCCAATCGTAAATGGTGTTGACAAAATACCAGGTGGCAGTTTCTTCGAATATCTGGTCAATCACCCCAAAGTAAAGCCACATTGGGATTCCTACGTGAACCatgaatttgttcaaaaagtgGCAGATGGCACATTAGAGCGTAAAaagtttcaatttttcattgaacaAGATTATCTATACCTAATCAATTATGCTAGAATTTCCTGCATTGCAGGCAGTAAAGCTCCAAGCTTGGaggatttggaaaaggaGCTTGTTATTGTCGAATGCGTCCGTAATGGACTCAGTCAACATGAAAAGAGATTAAGAGAGGAATTTGGAGTTGAAGGCCCCAACTACCTCCAAAACATTCAGAGGGGGCCTGCATTAAGAGCTTACTGTCGTTACTTCAATGATGTTGCCAGGAGAGGTAACTGGCAAGAATTGGTTATAGCCCTTAATCCTTGTCTAATGGGCTATGGTTATGCCTTAACCAAGATCAAGGGCAAGGTAACTGCAGCCGAGGGTTCTCTTTATCATGAATGGTGTGAAACTTACTCATCTTCATGGTGCCACGAAGCCATGGCTGAGGGCGAGAAGCTTTTGAATCGTATTTTGGAGACATACCCTCCGGAGCAACTCGATACGCTAGTCACGATTTATGCTGAGGTTTGCGAATTGGAAAGCAATTTCTGGACCGCTGCCCTAGAATATGACGAGctataa